One segment of Sinorhizobium sp. BG8 DNA contains the following:
- the murG gene encoding undecaprenyldiphospho-muramoylpentapeptide beta-N-acetylglucosaminyltransferase, translated as MTKGIILLAAGGTGGHLFPAEALAHALKAKGWSVHLVTDSRAERFAGKFPADQIHVVPSATIGSKNPLKVARSLLTLWRGIRVARRLLSRIKPRVVVGFGGYPTVPPLLAATGLGIPSMIHEQNAVMGRANKALASRVQAIAGGFLPETGGTYAAKTVATGNPVRPAVHAAATIPYEPSEAGAEFRLVVFGGSQGAQFFSTAVPQAVSRLPEAKRARLRITQQARPEDREGVVSIYDKLDVPAEVSPFFSDMAERIARAHLVICRSGASTVSELSVIGRPAILVPYPYALDHDQAANAAALAAEGGAQVIPQAELTVERLSAILVESMKTPGKMAEMAANARKAGKPEATSLLADMVEAIAGGKTIAEFKGERP; from the coding sequence ATGACAAAGGGCATAATTCTGCTCGCCGCCGGGGGCACCGGCGGACACCTGTTTCCTGCCGAGGCACTGGCCCACGCGCTCAAAGCCAAGGGCTGGTCCGTCCATCTCGTGACGGACAGCCGTGCCGAGCGGTTTGCGGGCAAGTTCCCGGCCGACCAGATCCATGTCGTCCCTTCGGCCACCATCGGGTCGAAGAACCCGTTGAAGGTGGCGCGCTCGCTGCTGACGCTCTGGCGCGGGATCCGCGTGGCGCGGCGCCTGCTGTCGCGGATCAAGCCGCGGGTCGTTGTCGGGTTCGGCGGCTATCCCACCGTTCCACCGCTTCTCGCGGCGACCGGGCTCGGCATTCCGTCGATGATCCACGAGCAGAATGCGGTGATGGGGCGCGCCAACAAGGCGCTTGCCTCGCGCGTCCAGGCGATCGCCGGTGGTTTCCTCCCCGAGACGGGTGGCACCTATGCGGCGAAGACCGTGGCCACCGGCAATCCGGTCCGCCCGGCCGTGCATGCCGCCGCCACCATTCCCTACGAGCCTTCGGAAGCCGGCGCCGAGTTCCGGCTGGTCGTGTTCGGCGGCAGCCAGGGGGCGCAGTTCTTCTCCACCGCCGTCCCGCAGGCCGTCTCGCGCCTGCCGGAGGCAAAGCGGGCACGTCTGCGCATCACCCAGCAGGCACGGCCGGAAGACAGGGAAGGTGTGGTGTCGATCTACGACAAGCTCGACGTTCCCGCCGAGGTCTCTCCGTTCTTCTCCGACATGGCCGAAAGGATCGCGAGGGCGCATCTCGTCATTTGCCGGTCTGGCGCCTCGACCGTGTCCGAACTCTCCGTCATCGGGCGTCCCGCGATCCTCGTTCCCTACCCATACGCGCTCGACCATGACCAGGCGGCGAATGCGGCTGCTCTTGCCGCCGAAGGTGGTGCGCAGGTCATCCCTCAGGCCGAACTGACTGTGGAGCGTCTGAGCGCTATACTTGTCGAATCAATGAAGACGCCCGGGAAGATGGCAGAAATGGCCGCAAATGCCCGGAAAGCCGGAAAGCCGGAAGCGACAAGCTTGCTCGCCGACATGGTAGAGGCTATTGCGGGCGGCAAAACGATTGCAGAGTTCAAGGGAGAACGGCCATGA
- the murB gene encoding UDP-N-acetylmuramate dehydrogenase has product MKQVDGAKLLASLGDGIKDVRGRLTPDAPMDRVTWFQAGGLAELMFHPHDVDDLVTFLKLVPESVPLMVVGVGSNLLVRDGGIPGVVIRLSAKGFGDLEIVGENRIKAGAICPDKNLAAMALDNGIGGLEFYYGIPGSIGGALRMNAGANGDETKDRVVEVHAVDRTGTKHVLTNAEMGYSYRHSSAPEGLIFTHAVFEGYAGEKTEIRARMDAVRHHRETVQPIREKTGGSTFKNPEGHSAWKVIDEAGCRGLVIGGAQMSSLHCNFMINIGQATGYDLEYLGEHVRREVFENSGIKLHWEIKRIGVFMPGREVRPFLGVTSE; this is encoded by the coding sequence ATGAAACAGGTGGATGGTGCAAAGCTTCTGGCGTCGCTCGGCGACGGTATCAAGGACGTTCGCGGACGCCTGACGCCGGATGCACCCATGGACCGCGTCACCTGGTTCCAGGCCGGTGGGCTTGCCGAGCTCATGTTTCATCCCCATGACGTCGACGATCTTGTGACGTTTCTGAAGCTCGTGCCGGAGAGCGTGCCACTTATGGTGGTGGGTGTCGGCTCCAACCTTCTCGTGCGCGATGGCGGCATTCCGGGCGTGGTCATACGCCTTTCGGCGAAGGGCTTCGGGGACCTCGAAATCGTTGGCGAGAACCGCATCAAGGCGGGCGCGATCTGCCCGGACAAGAACCTTGCCGCAATGGCGCTCGACAACGGCATCGGTGGCCTCGAGTTCTACTACGGCATTCCCGGGTCGATCGGCGGCGCGCTCCGCATGAATGCTGGCGCAAACGGCGACGAGACCAAGGACCGCGTCGTAGAGGTCCATGCGGTCGATCGCACGGGCACGAAGCACGTCCTGACCAATGCCGAAATGGGCTACAGCTACCGTCATTCGTCAGCGCCCGAGGGCCTGATCTTCACGCACGCCGTCTTCGAAGGCTATGCGGGTGAAAAGACGGAAATCCGTGCCCGCATGGACGCCGTGCGGCACCACCGGGAGACCGTTCAGCCTATACGCGAGAAGACCGGCGGTTCAACCTTCAAGAACCCCGAGGGTCATTCGGCCTGGAAGGTGATCGACGAGGCCGGATGCCGCGGGCTGGTGATCGGCGGTGCGCAGATGTCGTCGCTCCACTGCAACTTCATGATCAACATCGGGCAGGCGACCGGCTATGATCTGGAGTATCTGGGCGAGCACGTCCGCCGCGAGGTCTTCGAGAACTCAGGGATCAAGCTGCACTGGGAAATCAAGCGCATCGGCGTCTTCATGCCGGGACGCGAAGTTCGCCCGTTCCTCGGCGTTACAAGCGAATAG
- a CDS encoding UDP-N-acetylmuramoyl-L-alanyl-D-glutamate--2,6-diaminopimelate ligase, with translation MNTRDLAGSDFPDLAAAAPVEVGGIASDSRKVVPGDLFVALHGTKTDGAAFIEDAVARGAAAVVTARGARIMADVPVFEVAEPRRFLAIAAARLFGRQPRTMVAVTGTAGKTSVASFTRQIWQYAGHPAAMIGTTGVVAPGRNDYGSLTTPDPVSLHRLLAELADSGVTHAAMEASSHGLDQSRLDGVHLSAAGFTNLGRDHMDYHPTVEHYMAAKMRLFDTLLPQGAPAVIFADDEWSGPAIDAARKAGADVRTVGRKGSYLSLKRVEHFRHKQTAEIHFGDDIFEVHIPLAGDFQVANALVAAGLAMSTGVPAAEAMAALEKLIGASGRLELVGHARNGALAYVDYAHKPDALENVLSSVRPFTTGRVVVVFGCGGDRDKGKRPIMGEIATRLADVVIVTDDNPRSEIPEAIRAEIMMGARGATEIGDRAEAIRAAVSLLKSGDTLIVAGKGHEEGQTIGSVTLPFSDHAELRKALEEANP, from the coding sequence ATGAACACCAGAGATCTTGCCGGTAGCGATTTTCCAGACCTTGCCGCCGCGGCTCCCGTCGAAGTCGGCGGCATTGCCTCGGATAGCCGCAAGGTCGTGCCGGGCGATCTGTTCGTGGCGCTTCACGGCACCAAGACAGACGGTGCTGCGTTCATCGAGGATGCCGTGGCGCGTGGTGCTGCTGCCGTCGTCACCGCACGCGGCGCGCGGATCATGGCCGATGTCCCGGTCTTCGAGGTCGCGGAACCGCGCCGGTTCCTGGCGATCGCCGCAGCACGCCTCTTCGGCCGGCAGCCGCGGACGATGGTTGCCGTGACAGGAACGGCCGGGAAGACTTCCGTCGCCTCCTTCACGCGCCAGATCTGGCAGTACGCCGGACATCCGGCCGCGATGATCGGCACCACCGGCGTGGTTGCACCCGGGCGTAATGACTACGGTTCGCTGACGACGCCTGATCCGGTGTCGCTTCACCGCCTTCTCGCCGAACTCGCAGACAGCGGCGTCACCCATGCTGCCATGGAGGCCTCGAGCCACGGGCTCGACCAGTCGCGGCTCGATGGCGTCCACCTTTCGGCCGCCGGCTTCACCAACCTTGGCCGCGACCACATGGACTACCATCCAACGGTCGAGCACTACATGGCCGCAAAGATGCGGCTGTTCGATACGCTGCTGCCGCAGGGCGCGCCTGCTGTTATTTTCGCTGACGACGAATGGTCGGGTCCGGCTATCGACGCCGCGCGCAAGGCGGGCGCCGACGTGCGCACGGTCGGACGCAAGGGAAGCTATCTTTCCCTGAAGCGGGTGGAGCATTTCCGCCACAAGCAGACGGCCGAGATCCACTTCGGCGATGACATTTTCGAGGTACACATACCGCTCGCGGGCGATTTCCAGGTCGCAAACGCACTGGTTGCCGCTGGCCTTGCCATGTCGACGGGCGTACCGGCGGCCGAGGCGATGGCCGCGCTCGAGAAGCTGATCGGTGCTTCCGGTCGCCTCGAGTTGGTGGGGCACGCGCGAAACGGCGCTCTCGCCTATGTGGACTATGCCCACAAGCCCGACGCCCTGGAAAACGTGCTGAGCTCCGTTCGCCCGTTCACCACCGGCCGGGTGGTCGTGGTGTTTGGTTGCGGCGGCGACCGGGACAAGGGCAAGCGCCCGATCATGGGTGAAATCGCCACCCGCCTTGCAGACGTGGTGATCGTGACTGACGACAATCCGCGTTCGGAGATTCCGGAAGCCATTCGCGCGGAAATCATGATGGGCGCACGTGGCGCCACCGAAATCGGCGACCGCGCCGAGGCAATTCGAGCTGCCGTCTCTCTCCTGAAGTCGGGCGACACGCTCATCGTTGCGGGGAAGGGCCATGAGGAGGGGCAGACCATAGGGTCTGTCACGTTGCCGTTCTCCGACCATGCGGAACTCCGCAAAGCTCTGGAGGAGGCCAACCCGTGA
- a CDS encoding UDP-N-acetylmuramoylalanyl-D-glutamyl-2,6-diaminopimelate--D-alanyl-D-alanine ligase, producing MNWLWTSEDLIAAMHGRPFGNPPPGITGISIDSRSVAEGEAFFAIKGDRVDGHDFASFAMANGAGLLVVSEGKLPALGRLTVPMIVVPDVLQALVDLGCAARDRSAAKVIAVTGSVGKTTTKEMLRHALSDCGSVHASVASFNNHWGVPLTLARMPENTSYGVFEIGMNHPDEIRPLVKMVRPHVAVVTSIAAAHLGNFKDLSEIAAAKSEIFEGVAPGGHALITRDSEQFQQLEAAAQASGVKNIHTFGAHPQAEFRLIEYTNGPEGSVLWAAVAGQTLEIPMGAPGRHIAENAVAVLGAASLVGADIEKVMIGLSTMKPEKGRGRRYKLAVGDGSFTLIDESYNANPASMRAAIALLRDSIPQGEGRRIAVLGDMLEMGEFSSAVHGELAGPLADAGIEDVWLGGPEMKALKDVLPESVRGEYRENTDQLVPFVVGAVRAGDVLVVKSSKGTGFSSIVAALLDKYQPFSDTGPAN from the coding sequence GTGAACTGGCTCTGGACAAGCGAAGATCTCATCGCGGCAATGCATGGCCGCCCGTTCGGAAACCCGCCGCCCGGCATAACGGGCATCTCGATCGACAGCCGATCGGTCGCAGAGGGCGAGGCCTTCTTCGCCATCAAGGGCGACAGGGTCGACGGCCACGACTTCGCCAGTTTCGCGATGGCGAACGGCGCGGGCCTGCTGGTCGTCAGCGAGGGTAAGCTTCCCGCGCTCGGGCGCCTCACGGTACCGATGATCGTCGTGCCGGACGTGCTGCAGGCGCTGGTGGATCTCGGCTGCGCCGCACGCGACAGAAGTGCTGCAAAGGTCATCGCCGTCACGGGGTCGGTCGGCAAGACCACCACCAAGGAAATGCTGCGCCACGCGCTGTCCGATTGTGGCAGCGTCCACGCGTCGGTCGCTTCGTTCAACAATCACTGGGGCGTGCCGCTGACGCTCGCCCGCATGCCGGAAAACACCAGCTATGGCGTTTTCGAGATCGGCATGAACCATCCCGATGAAATCAGGCCGCTGGTCAAGATGGTGCGCCCGCATGTGGCCGTCGTTACGTCGATCGCGGCTGCTCACCTCGGCAATTTCAAGGACCTTTCGGAGATCGCGGCCGCGAAATCGGAGATATTCGAAGGCGTCGCGCCCGGCGGTCACGCGCTGATCACCCGCGACAGCGAACAGTTCCAGCAGCTGGAGGCGGCGGCGCAGGCGTCAGGTGTGAAGAACATTCACACATTCGGCGCTCATCCGCAGGCTGAATTCAGGCTCATTGAATATACCAACGGTCCTGAGGGCAGTGTTCTGTGGGCTGCGGTGGCGGGCCAGACGCTCGAGATACCCATGGGCGCTCCGGGCAGACACATCGCGGAGAATGCCGTGGCTGTGCTCGGGGCGGCGAGCCTCGTCGGCGCCGACATCGAGAAGGTCATGATCGGTCTTTCGACCATGAAGCCGGAAAAGGGACGGGGACGTCGCTACAAGCTGGCCGTGGGCGACGGTTCCTTCACGCTCATCGATGAGAGCTACAACGCCAATCCTGCTTCGATGCGGGCGGCGATCGCGCTGCTGCGCGACAGCATTCCGCAGGGCGAGGGGCGGCGGATTGCCGTGCTCGGCGATATGCTCGAAATGGGCGAGTTTTCGTCGGCGGTCCACGGTGAGCTCGCAGGGCCTCTTGCAGATGCGGGCATCGAGGATGTCTGGCTCGGCGGGCCCGAGATGAAGGCACTCAAGGACGTATTGCCCGAATCCGTGCGAGGCGAGTATCGCGAGAACACAGACCAGCTGGTGCCATTTGTCGTCGGCGCCGTCCGGGCGGGCGATGTTCTTGTGGTTAAATCCTCGAAGGGCACGGGTTTCAGCAGCATCGTTGCGGCGTTGCTTGACAAGTATCAGCCATTCTCCGACACGGGGCCGGCGAATTAA
- a CDS encoding penicillin-binding protein 2: MSFLSRIMVIKAKAHISSGGNNRPHGGRHEGTFVGTRKKTGAQARSRVAVIITCFGLVYCVIGGRLVQYGMAAPEAVSSIGPADHLMASRPDIVDRNGEILATDIRTVSLYAEPHKIVDADEAIELLRTVLPDLDSRATYKKLVSNSRFQWLSRQLTPKQQSSILALGIPGIGFRPEKRRFYPGGATASHIVGHVNIDNRGIAGMERYIDGQGLADLAAIGMTSDAKLEPVRLSIDLRVQAIVRDVIADGIKKYEAIAAGAVVLDVHTGEVLAMASVPDYDPNNPAEGAKDGWLNRMSNGTFEMGSTFKSFTTAMALDSGKVTLRDSFDARFPIRIGGFTIKDFHGKHRVLTVPEIFQYSSNIGTAKMADIIGIEGHKEFLTRLGLLSKLETELPEVKMPSQPREWKKINSITISFGHGVSTTPLQTAVAGAALMNGGKLIEPTFLPRTREEADAVAQPVIKQSTSDDMRFLMRWNATHGSGKHALVPGFNVGGKTGTADKVVNGRYAQGLNFNAFLAAFPIDNPQYVVLTFIDAPKTGEGGGRTAGSNAAPMVREIIRRSAALLGVKPKFGEDGSALLVSY, translated from the coding sequence ATGTCGTTTCTCTCGAGAATCATGGTGATCAAGGCCAAGGCGCACATCTCATCGGGCGGTAACAACCGTCCGCATGGCGGGCGCCACGAGGGTACGTTCGTCGGAACGCGCAAGAAGACCGGCGCCCAGGCGCGCAGCCGCGTCGCCGTGATCATCACCTGCTTCGGCCTGGTCTACTGCGTCATCGGCGGACGCCTCGTGCAATACGGCATGGCCGCGCCGGAAGCGGTTTCCAGCATAGGGCCTGCCGACCACCTCATGGCGTCGCGCCCGGATATCGTCGATCGCAACGGCGAGATCCTTGCGACCGATATCCGCACCGTCTCCCTTTATGCGGAACCCCACAAGATCGTCGATGCCGACGAGGCGATCGAACTTCTGCGGACCGTCCTGCCGGACCTCGACAGCCGCGCGACGTACAAGAAGCTCGTGTCCAATTCCCGGTTCCAGTGGCTCAGCCGGCAACTCACGCCGAAGCAGCAGAGCAGCATCCTGGCGCTCGGCATTCCCGGCATCGGGTTCCGGCCGGAAAAGCGCCGCTTCTATCCGGGCGGCGCCACGGCTTCCCATATCGTCGGCCACGTCAACATCGACAACCGCGGCATCGCGGGCATGGAACGCTACATCGACGGGCAGGGGCTCGCGGATCTCGCAGCCATCGGCATGACGAGCGACGCGAAGCTGGAACCGGTGCGCCTTTCGATCGACCTCAGGGTCCAGGCGATCGTACGCGACGTAATCGCGGATGGCATCAAGAAGTACGAGGCCATTGCCGCCGGTGCTGTCGTGCTCGACGTTCACACGGGCGAAGTCCTGGCGATGGCATCCGTGCCGGACTACGATCCGAACAATCCGGCCGAAGGCGCCAAGGACGGCTGGCTGAACCGCATGTCCAACGGCACCTTCGAGATGGGCTCGACCTTCAAGAGCTTTACCACGGCGATGGCGCTCGATTCCGGCAAGGTGACGCTCCGGGACAGTTTCGACGCGCGCTTCCCGATCCGAATCGGCGGCTTCACCATCAAGGACTTCCACGGCAAGCACCGCGTGCTGACCGTGCCGGAGATCTTCCAGTATTCGTCGAACATCGGCACGGCCAAGATGGCCGACATCATCGGCATCGAGGGGCACAAGGAGTTCCTCACCCGTCTCGGCCTGCTCTCGAAGCTTGAGACCGAGTTGCCGGAAGTGAAGATGCCGAGCCAGCCGCGCGAATGGAAGAAGATCAACTCGATCACGATCTCCTTCGGCCACGGTGTTTCCACGACGCCGCTCCAGACCGCGGTTGCGGGTGCGGCCCTGATGAACGGCGGAAAGCTCATCGAGCCGACGTTCCTGCCGCGGACGCGCGAAGAGGCGGACGCCGTTGCCCAGCCCGTCATCAAGCAGAGCACGAGCGACGACATGCGGTTCCTGATGCGCTGGAACGCCACACACGGGTCCGGCAAGCACGCCCTGGTTCCCGGCTTCAACGTCGGCGGAAAGACCGGGACGGCCGACAAGGTGGTGAATGGCCGCTATGCGCAGGGACTGAACTTCAATGCCTTCCTGGCGGCATTCCCGATCGACAATCCGCAATATGTCGTGCTGACCTTCATCGACGCGCCGAAGACGGGCGAGGGTGGCGGTCGCACGGCAGGTTCGAACGCCGCGCCGATGGTTCGCGAAATCATCCGGCGCTCGGCTGCGCTTCTCGGTGTAAAGCCGAAATTCGGAGAAGACGGGTCTGCCTTGCTCGTGTCTTATTGA
- the ftsW gene encoding putative lipid II flippase FtsW, with protein sequence MVSRAERGPVADWFWTIDRFFLAAFILLMGIGFMLSFAASPAVAERLGLDSFHFVKRHAMFLIPAIAVMIGISFLSPRQVRRTAMILLIVSLAMMVLALFFGVEVKGSRRWITIAGLSIQPSEFMKPAFVVICAWLFSEHARQPEIPGNLFAIILFGIVAALLVAQPDLGQTILTTAVWGGMFFMAGMPWIWIVLLGGLAVGGFVSAYFLFPHVAGRIDRFLTGEGDTFQVDTAREAIIRGDWFGQGPGEGIVKRIIPDSHTDFIFSVAAEEFGIVFCMVLVAIFAFVVLRGLNHAFRERNDFTRFAVAGLVLQIGIQSMINVGVNLELLPAKGMTLPLISYGGSSMTAICVTAGFILALTRHRPEKRASERSLFRGGIIAPAE encoded by the coding sequence ATGGTTAGCCGTGCCGAGCGTGGTCCAGTCGCCGATTGGTTCTGGACGATAGACAGGTTCTTCCTTGCGGCCTTCATCCTGTTGATGGGGATCGGCTTCATGCTGTCCTTCGCCGCGAGCCCCGCCGTCGCGGAGCGCCTCGGCCTCGACAGCTTCCACTTCGTCAAGCGGCACGCGATGTTCCTGATCCCGGCGATCGCCGTGATGATCGGCATCTCATTCCTGTCGCCACGCCAGGTGCGGCGAACGGCGATGATCCTGCTCATCGTCTCTCTTGCGATGATGGTGCTGGCCCTGTTCTTCGGCGTCGAGGTGAAGGGCTCCCGGCGCTGGATCACGATCGCCGGACTTTCGATCCAGCCTTCCGAGTTCATGAAGCCCGCCTTCGTGGTGATCTGCGCCTGGCTGTTCTCCGAGCATGCGCGCCAGCCGGAAATCCCGGGCAACCTCTTTGCGATCATACTATTCGGTATCGTCGCGGCCCTGCTGGTGGCACAGCCCGACCTTGGACAGACGATCCTCACCACCGCAGTGTGGGGCGGAATGTTCTTCATGGCCGGCATGCCCTGGATCTGGATCGTGCTTCTCGGCGGTCTTGCCGTCGGTGGCTTCGTTTCGGCCTACTTCCTGTTCCCGCACGTTGCCGGCCGTATCGACCGCTTCCTCACCGGCGAGGGCGATACGTTCCAGGTGGACACCGCACGCGAGGCGATCATCCGCGGCGACTGGTTCGGACAGGGACCCGGGGAAGGGATCGTCAAGCGGATCATCCCGGACAGCCACACCGACTTCATCTTCTCGGTCGCAGCCGAGGAGTTCGGCATCGTCTTCTGCATGGTGCTGGTCGCCATCTTCGCCTTCGTGGTGCTTCGCGGCCTGAACCACGCCTTCCGGGAGCGCAACGATTTCACCCGCTTCGCGGTCGCGGGTCTCGTGCTGCAGATCGGCATCCAGTCGATGATCAACGTCGGCGTGAACCTCGAACTGCTGCCCGCCAAGGGCATGACCCTGCCGCTGATCTCCTACGGGGGCTCTTCGATGACCGCAATCTGCGTGACGGCCGGGTTCATTCTGGCACTCACACGCCATCGGCCGGAGAAGCGCGCCTCCGAACGCAGCCTTTTCCGTGGTGGTATCATCGCGCCAGCTGAATGA
- the mraY gene encoding phospho-N-acetylmuramoyl-pentapeptide-transferase, with the protein MLLWLVELADTIQVFNLFRYITFRTGAALFTSALIVFLFGPTIISSLRVRQGKGQPIRADGPQTHFKKAGTPTMGGLMILAGIVGSALLWADLSNVYVVATLLVTLGFGAIGFYDDYLKVTKQTDKGFSGKARLGLEFLIAGIATFFIMRAALSAGTAGSTFGSSVAFPFFKDLLLNLGIFFVLFGGFVIVAAGNAVNLTDGLDGLATVPVMISAASFGVIAYLAGNAVFSNYLQIHFVPGTGELAVIMGAVIGAGLGFLWFNAPPAAIFMGDTGSLALGGLIGTVAVATKHEIVMAIIGGLFVMETMSVIIQVASFKLTGKRVFLMAPIHHHFEKKGWTESQVVIRFWIIAVILAMIGLSTLKLR; encoded by the coding sequence ATGCTGCTCTGGCTCGTCGAACTGGCGGACACTATCCAGGTGTTCAACCTGTTTCGGTACATTACCTTTCGCACCGGCGCGGCGCTCTTCACCTCCGCACTTATCGTGTTTCTGTTCGGACCGACGATCATTTCGTCCCTGCGCGTGCGCCAGGGCAAAGGGCAGCCGATCAGGGCCGACGGCCCCCAGACGCACTTCAAGAAGGCCGGCACCCCGACCATGGGCGGTCTCATGATCCTCGCCGGGATCGTCGGAAGCGCATTGCTTTGGGCCGACCTGTCGAACGTCTACGTGGTTGCGACGCTGCTCGTGACCCTCGGCTTCGGCGCGATCGGCTTTTATGACGACTATCTCAAGGTCACCAAGCAGACCGACAAGGGATTTTCGGGCAAGGCGCGCCTCGGTCTCGAGTTCCTGATCGCGGGCATCGCCACCTTCTTCATCATGCGGGCCGCGCTTTCCGCGGGAACCGCAGGCTCGACATTCGGTTCGTCGGTCGCGTTCCCGTTCTTCAAGGACCTGCTGCTCAATCTCGGCATCTTCTTCGTGCTGTTCGGCGGCTTCGTGATCGTCGCCGCCGGTAACGCGGTAAACCTCACGGACGGCCTCGACGGTCTCGCCACCGTTCCGGTCATGATCTCCGCGGCTTCCTTCGGCGTCATCGCCTATCTCGCCGGTAACGCGGTCTTCTCCAACTACCTCCAGATCCATTTCGTGCCGGGCACGGGCGAGCTCGCCGTCATCATGGGCGCCGTCATCGGCGCCGGTCTGGGCTTCCTCTGGTTCAATGCACCGCCGGCCGCCATCTTCATGGGCGACACGGGATCTCTCGCGCTGGGCGGTCTCATCGGAACGGTCGCCGTCGCCACCAAGCATGAGATCGTGATGGCCATCATCGGCGGCCTCTTCGTCATGGAAACCATGTCGGTGATCATCCAGGTGGCGTCGTTCAAGCTGACGGGCAAGCGCGTCTTCCTGATGGCACCCATCCACCACCATTTCGAAAAGAAGGGCTGGACGGAAAGCCAGGTCGTGATCCGTTTCTGGATCATTGCGGTCATTCTCGCCATGATCGGCCTTTCGACCCTCAAGCTGCGGTGA
- the murD gene encoding UDP-N-acetylmuramoyl-L-alanine--D-glutamate ligase, which yields MIPVTTFKGRTVALFGLGGSGLATAMALSAGGANVIAWDDNPDSVEKALASGIATQDLRQVEWSRVSAFVLSPGVPLTHPKPHWTVDLAHAAGVEIIGDVELFVRERRAYAPDCPFIAITGTNGKSTTTALIAHILREAGRDTQLGGNIGTAILTLEPPKAGRFYVVECSSYQIDLAPSLDPTAGILLNLTPDHLDRHGTMQHYADIKERLAAGSQTAIVGVDDTFSTLIADRVERAGRRVVRISRRNVVADGIYAEGARLLFARGGTSREIADLSAIQTLRGSHNAQNAAAAIAACLAVGISEAEILKGLSSFPGLKHRMQPVARKGDVVFVNDSKATNADAAAPALSSYERIYWIAGGLPKEGGITSLRGFFPRIVKAYLIGEAAPAFAATLGDDTSYEISGTLERAVAHAAADAERDEKGPSAVMLSPACASFDQYKNFEVRGDAFVGHVAALPGVTMLVGEKG from the coding sequence ATGATCCCGGTCACCACCTTCAAGGGCAGGACGGTCGCACTCTTCGGCCTCGGCGGCTCCGGGCTCGCCACCGCAATGGCGCTTTCGGCCGGCGGGGCCAATGTCATTGCCTGGGATGACAACCCGGACAGCGTGGAAAAAGCACTCGCCTCGGGTATCGCTACACAGGACCTCCGACAGGTGGAGTGGTCACGGGTTTCCGCGTTCGTGCTTTCTCCCGGCGTTCCGCTGACCCATCCGAAGCCCCACTGGACCGTCGATCTCGCCCATGCTGCGGGTGTCGAGATCATCGGGGACGTCGAGCTTTTCGTTCGCGAACGGCGGGCCTATGCGCCCGATTGCCCTTTCATCGCGATCACGGGCACCAACGGCAAGTCCACGACGACGGCGCTCATCGCCCATATCCTGAGGGAAGCAGGCCGCGACACGCAGCTGGGTGGAAACATCGGTACGGCGATCCTGACTCTTGAGCCGCCGAAGGCCGGCCGCTTCTACGTGGTCGAGTGCTCCTCCTACCAGATCGACCTTGCTCCCTCGCTCGATCCGACCGCGGGGATACTGCTCAACCTCACGCCCGACCACCTCGATCGCCACGGAACGATGCAGCACTATGCCGACATCAAGGAACGGCTCGCGGCCGGTAGCCAAACGGCGATCGTCGGTGTCGACGATACATTTTCGACGCTGATCGCCGATCGGGTTGAGCGGGCCGGACGCCGCGTAGTGCGAATTTCTCGCCGAAACGTGGTGGCTGACGGGATCTATGCCGAAGGCGCGCGTCTTCTGTTCGCTCGCGGCGGAACGTCGCGCGAAATCGCCGACCTGTCCGCGATCCAGACCCTTCGGGGCAGCCACAACGCCCAGAACGCAGCAGCGGCGATTGCGGCCTGCCTGGCGGTCGGAATCAGCGAGGCTGAAATCTTGAAGGGGCTTTCCTCCTTCCCCGGCCTGAAGCATCGCATGCAGCCGGTCGCTCGCAAGGGCGACGTCGTCTTCGTGAACGACAGCAAGGCGACGAATGCCGATGCGGCGGCGCCGGCTCTTTCGAGCTATGAGCGCATCTACTGGATCGCCGGAGGGCTCCCGAAGGAGGGCGGCATCACGTCCCTTCGTGGGTTCTTCCCGCGGATCGTGAAGGCCTATCTGATCGGGGAGGCGGCGCCCGCCTTCGCTGCCACGCTGGGCGACGACACGTCCTACGAAATTTCGGGCACGCTCGAGCGCGCCGTCGCGCATGCGGCGGCCGACGCGGAGCGGGATGAAAAAGGCCCGTCGGCGGTGATGCTATCACCGGCCTGCGCAAGCTTCGACCAGTACAAGAACTTCGAAGTCAGGGGTGATGCCTTCGTTGGTCACGTTGCGGCTCTGCCGGGGGTGACGATGCTTGTCGGGGAAAAAGGATAA